CATTGTTTGCCGACACCATCATCGCGACCTTCCTGCCCGCCGGCGCGCTCTCGGCGCTCTATTATGCCGACCGTCTCAACCAGCTCCCGATCGGCGTGATCGGCATCGCCATCGGCACGGTGCTGCTGCCCGAGATGTCGCGGCGGATCACCGCCAACGACCATGACGGCGCGATGAAGGCGCAGCGCCGCGCCTTCGATTTCACGCTGCTGTTCTCAATCCCGTTCGTCGCGGCCTTCATCACCGTGCCGGACGCGATCATGCGCGCGCTGTTCGCCCACGGCGCGTTCTCCAAGGCCGATGCGGTCGCGGCAGGCAGCACGCTTGCGGCCTATGCCATCGGCCTCATTCCTTTTGTGCTGATCCGCAGCGCGGTCGCGACCTTCTATGCGCGCAAGGACACGGCGACGCCGGTGCGCGCCTCGCTCACCGGCATTGCCGTCAATGTCGCGCTGAAGATTGCCCTGATGGGATCGCTCGCCCAGATTGGCCTGGCGCTGGCCACCGCCGTCGGCGTCTGGACCAATCTCTTGCTGGTGCTGTTCTTCGCCGTGCGGCGCGGCTTTCTCGTGCTCGACCGTGCCTGGCTACTGTCGCTCGCCAAATTCCTGCTGACAGGAGTCATCCTGGCCGCCGCGTTCTGGCTGATCGCACGCTTCAGCGGCTCTTGGCTGGGCTCGATGCACTTCCACGATGAATTGACGCTGGTCCTGCTCGCCGTCGGCGGCACGATCGTCTACGCACTCGCGATCCTCGTGCTGTTCGGTCGTCGCTGGCTGGTCTCGCTGGTGCGCGGTTAGAGTGCCTGATCGTTCATTTCGACGTCTTGCTCACGCCCCAACGACCGTCGGGCCCCTGGATCAAGAACACCGGCTTTTGCCCGGGATTCGCAAGCTCAATCGTTTTGTCATCAGTCCATGCCACGAACTTGGACTTTGCGGGCAAGCGTGTCTTGCTCGCTTTGGACGTCCATACTGCGAGCGGCTTTTTTCCTCTGGCGTCCAGGATCGTAAAATTCGATGCCGTCAGACCATCCTCGTCATATTCCACGGTGAGTGCCCAATCTCCGTCGGGCGAGAATTGCGGCAATGCATATCCGAAATCCTGCTCGCGGCCGGTTCTTCCGTCGATGGCTTTGCATTGGCCTGCGTCCACTCCATAGTCGCAAACGACAAAGAGATGCCTCGACGGGTAGAAGTCTGCGAGCCCGTAGCCGAACCCTCCTTCAGAAGCGCCGCTTTCGCTGTTGTTAGCGAATATTTTCCGGCTGCCATCGTCCATGCGAAGAACGAGGCTCTCCCCTCGCATGGCAGCAAGGGGACCGGCCAACGCGACGCACTTCTTGTTGAATTCCGCCGTCGAGTTTGCTGAAAACGACTCGCGGCAGGTTTTGGCCCTCGCCGTGGGCGAAGACGTATCCGTTGGATTGGGAGGTTGTTCTGCACCAGACGGCAGAGTCGCAGCGATTGAGACGGTGCTTACAAATAAGAAAACCGAATGCGCATATAGCGTCTATTATTGCGGTGACAGAGCACTCGATCTCTCGTAGCAGAAGTTAGCTGCACTGTCACAGTAATCTGGCAGCAACTAGCTGCTCTCGCCGGTGCACAACCAAGGCGAAGCGACGGCTCGCCTCCAGGATGCAACAAACCTCCGCACATCTCTTGATTTTGCGCGATTCCCGTGCTAATGGCACCTCATGATCAAATCCGTGCGCAAAGTGAACTCGATGCACATGACCCGCTTCGGCTGGGCCGTGGGAGGAGTCGCGCGCTAGGAATTCGACGACGACATCTTTCCACAAGGCCCCGCCGGCATCGGACGGGGCCTTTTCATTGGCCACGCTCCCTGCCGGCACAACAGCAGGAGCGTGCGATGCCACCTCAACTGACGGACAGCACATGCGAGACGGAGGACGATGCCGCGAGGCGCGGCCTCGACTTCTCCATGGTCTTAAGCTTGCTTAGGCGATACTGGCGTGTGTTTCAGCAGCAGCGCTGGGGTCAGCGAGTCACCTTGCAGGACCTGAGTGACAGGGAGCTGATGGATGTCGGCTTGACGCGCGGCGAGATCGACTACCTCACACCTCAGCGAGCGATCGATACGCTGAGGGATCGCGCAACGGATCTCTGGAGCCGTGGTGGGTTGTAGAGGACACTGCCGAACACGGATGTGCTTGAGGGCAAGCGGTCGTCGGCGCGGCTGCTTGTTCTCACATGCGGCGGTTCGTCGTCTAAAGCGCGATGAGATTAGGATGAATCGTCATCGCGCTTTAGGTTGTTGTTTGAGCATGATCTCCGCGCAAACGCGTTCCGCGTTTGTCGCGAGGGAAAACCGCTGCGCACTTTTCCGGATCATGCTTTAGCCGCAGCATCAAAGCTTGCGTGCGCTGGCGACGTATTGCGCCCCCAAGGGCAACCAGCCGAGCTTGTTCTCAAACGGCCGCAACCCAGCGAGGACGCGAGGGAAAAAAAGATTGTACTGGATGCGCGATGAAGTCCAGCCGACGGCTTGCAGCCGCTTCGCAAGATCGCGAGCGTAAATCAGCCTGGCGTTCTCGTCGAACGGACAAGTGTTCACCGCATGCACCGTCAGCGGGTTCAGCGGATTATGCTCGAAGATGGCAATCAGTCCGCCCGGCCGCGTGATGCGATGTAATTCCTGCAACCACGTCAGATGCTCGCCGTGCGGGATGTGGTGGAACACGCAGGCTGAAAACACCACGTCGAAGCTGTCGGCCTCGACCGGAATCCGGTCGTTCTCGATCAGCACGCAGTTGCTGGCTTCGGGGTATCGCTGCCGGCCCAATGCGAGGCTGCGTTCGCTAACGTCGGACGAGGTCAGCGTCGTTTCAGGAAAATAGCGCCGGAAATACGGAATCGAATTGCCGATCCCGGAACCAAAATCGCAAATCCGCTTCACTTCGATGCCGGCGCGATTGACGATCTCCCGGAGCGCCCGGATCTTGTATTCCGCGAAATATTCCGGGCCCTCGCCGGTAACGGCGATGTTCTCGCGGTGCTGGTCCTCATAGGCGTCGGCGACGCGATCGAATTCGGCCTTGTCCATACGGCGATCCAGCTATCGAGAGTTTGATTAGAATCGGCATTCGTCCGCGCGAATCATGCATCAGGGGGTCTAAAAATTGATGAACAATTAACCGGACTTCGCCGAAGATAGGGGGCGGGAATTCGACCGACTTACCCTCTGAGAAACAGGTTTGCCGATAGATGGACCTTCAGGACGAGATGCCACGCCCTGGAAAGATGTTTTTGTCGATCGTTGTGCCCTGCTACAACGAGGAAGAGGGTTTGCGCGAATTCTATCGCCAGATGGTTTCGGCGGCGCGCGCTCTGTGCGGCGCAAAGTTCGAACTGATTCTGGTCGATGACGGATCGACCGACAGCACCTGGAAGATCATCAACGAACTTCTGGCGGAGGACCGCAACGTCGTCGCGGTCCAGCTCGCACGCAATCACGGCCATCAACTGGCGCTCACGGCCGGACTTTCGACGGTGCGCGGCGATCTCGTGCTTGTCATCGATGCAGACCTGCAGGACCCGCCGGAACTACTGACGCCGATGTACGAGATGATGGTGCGCGAGGGGGCCGACGTCGTCTATGGCATGCGACGCAGTCGCGCCGGCGAAACCCGCTTCAAGAAAAAATCGGCGGAAGCGTTCTACCGCCTGCTCGCCAAAGTTACGCGCGTCCATATTCCCGTCGACACCGGCGATTTTCGCCTGATGAGCCGGCGAATCTCCGACCAGCTCGTGCAGATGCCGGAGCATGACCGCTTCATCCGCGGCATGGTGGCATGGCTCGGCTACAAGCAGGTCGCCTATGAATACGACCGCCATCCACGATTTGCCGGTACGACCAAATATCCGCTGATGAAGATGATCGGTTTTGCTGCCGACGCGCTGATCAGTTTTTCGATGGTGCCGTTGCGGATCGCGACCTATGTCGGCGCGCTGTTGACGACCCTGCTGACCTTTGTCGGCATCGTGGCGGTGATAGGCTGGGTGTTCTCCGGCACGGTGCCCGGCTGGACCAGCTTGACGCTCCTGGTCGTCATGATTTCCTCTGTTCAGCTCCTCGTGCTCGGCCTGATGGGCGAATATATCGGCCGCATCTATATTCAGTCGAAGAACCGCCCACTGTTCCTGATCTCACATATCCACCGCCGCGGCCGGTTGCCGCACGGTGCGGAAACGGCAACCCATCTGGAGCGGGCGCCGTTCAGGACATTGCTCGCGCAATCCGGACCGGACGCGCGCGGCCAGCTTCACGACCGGGTACCCTGACGAGGCGCTTATCATCCGCTCTAGGCCCACCAGAACGCCGGCCGATTTTTCCGGTGCTCGGGTCAAGGAGTTCGCGGATATCTCACGCTGCTGCCAGGCGTGCGGGTGATCGATATCGGCTGCGGGATTGGCTGCATCCTGCCATCTGCCCGATGGCAATATCCGGCGCTGCGCAATGCAACACAACTACGGCGCTGATCAGCAGCCAACGCATCGCGGCCCACCATGTACGGGCATGGGGCTGCCCTGCACCTGACGGGAAACGTCTCCGGTCTCGGCGTTCATGAGGCTATCCCGAGAGGAAACCCATTTGCCTTGCCACTTTTTCCACGGCAATATGCCCGCAAAACAACCATGAGAACGGGAAAAGACAATGGCGGCTCCCATCAAGTTCGGCGTTGGCCAAAGCGTGCTGCGCAAGGAGGATGACGCGCTCATCCGCGGCAAGGGCCGCTATACCGACGATTACGCGCCGCAAGCCGCGCTGCGCTGCCTGATGCTGCGCTCGCCGCATGCCCATGCCAAATACACCATCGATGTCAGCCGCGCCCGTACGCTGCCGGGCGTCGCGCTGATCCTGACCGCCGATGACGTCAAGGATCTCGGCAATCTGCCGTGCCTGTTCAATCTCGAGACCGATCCCTTCACCGGCCCGCCTTACCCGATCCTCGCCAAGGACGAGGTGCGCCATGTCGGCGATTCCATCGCCTTCGTGGTCGCCGAGACCATCGACCAGGCGCGCGACGCGATCGAGGCCATCGACGTCAAATGGTCGCCGCTGTCGGCGGTGACCGGCGTCGTCAATGCCGTCAAGAAGGGCGCGCCGCAGGTCTGGCCGGACAAATCAGGCAACGTGCTGTTCGACGTCTCGATCGGCGACAAGGCCGTGACCGAGGCCGCGTTTGCCAAGGCGCATGCGGTGGCCGAGATCTCCATCGTGAACCCGCGCGTGGTCGCAAGCTTCATGGAGACGCGCGCGGCGGTGTGCGAATACGATTCCAAGCGCGACCACCTGACGCTAACGGTCGGCAGCCAGGGCAGCCATCGCCTGCGCGACATCCTCTGCCAGAACGTGCTCAACATCCCCACCGACAAGATGCGGGTGATCTGCCCCGACGTCGGCGGCGGCTTCGGCACAAAGCTGTTTCCATACCGGGAATATGCCCTGATGGCGGTCGCTGCGCGCAAGCTGAAGAAGGCGGTGAAATGGGCGGCCGACCGCTCCGAGCATTTCATGGGCGATGCGCAGGGCCGCGACAACGTCACCACCGCAAAAATGGCGCTGGCCGAGGACGGCAAATTCCTCGCCATGGATTGCGACCTGATGGGCGACATGGGCGCGTATCTCTCCACCTTCGGGCCCTACATCCCGCATGGCGGCGCCGGCATGCTGCCGGGCCTTTACGACATCCAGGCCTTCCACTGCCGGGTGCGCACCATCTTCACCCACAGCGTGCCGGTTGACGCCTATCGCGGCGCGGGCCGGCCCGAGGCGGCCTATGTGATCGAGCGCCTCGTCGACGCTTGCGCGCGAAAACTCGACATGACGCCGGACGCCATCCGCCGCAAGAATTTCATCCCGCCGAAGGCGCTGCCCTACAAGACGGCCACTGGCAAGGTCTACGATTCCGGCGACTTCGCCGCGCATCTCAAGCGCGCGATGGAGATCGCCGACTGGAAGGAATTTCCAAAGCGCGCCAAGGCGGCCAAGAAGGGCGGCCTGATCCGCGGCATCGGGCTTGCGAGCTATGTCGAGATCTGCGGCGTGATGGGTGAGGAGACGGCCAATGTCCGCCTCGATCCCAATGGAGACGTCACCGTCCTGATCGGCACGCAGTCGAGCGGGCAGGGCCACCAGACCGCCTATGCGCAGATCGTCGCCGAGCAGTTCGGCGTCGCGCCAGAGCGGGTCCACGTCCGTCAAGGCGATACCGACGAGATCGCGACCGGCCTCGGCACCGGCGGCTCGGCATCGATCCCGTCAGGCGGCGTCAGCGTCGAGCGTGCCACGCGCGAGCTCGGCTCGAGGCTGAAGGAGATCGCGGCGCAGGCGCTGGAGGCGAGCGCCGGAGACCTCGAGATTTCGGAAGGCGTGGTGCGCATCGCCGGCACCGACCGCTCGATCTCCTTCGCCGACCTTGCCAAGCGGCCCGGCGTCGATCCGTCGAAGCTCAACGGCAGCGCGACGTTTGCCAGCGCGGACGGTACCTATCCGAACGGCACCCATGTTGCGGAGGTCGAGATCGATCCGGCGACCGGCATCATCAAGATCGTCAACTACGTGATTGTCGACGATTTTGGCAAGACGCTCAATCCGCTGCTGCTGGCGGGGCAGGTGCATGGCGGCGCCATGCAGGGCATCGGCCAGGCCTTGATGGAGCAGGTGGTCTATGGCGCGGGCGATGGCCAGCTCATCACCGCGACCTTCATGGACTACGCGCTGCCGCGCGCGGCGGATGGTCCGGCCTTCGTGTTCGAGACCAACAACGTCCCCTGCAAGACCAATCCGATGGGGGTGAAGGGTGCGGGCGAGGCCGGCGCGATCGGCTCCTGTCCGGCCGTGGTCAACGCCATCGTCGATGCGCTATGGCGCGAATACAAGATCGACCACATCGACATGCCGGCGACCCCGGAGCGGGTGTGGATCGCCATCAGCGAGCACCACCGCCGTCACAGCCTTTGAGTTCAAGCCGAACCAAATCATCCCAAATGCGACGATTGATCGCCGCGCTTGGGATGGAATGAAATCTGCCATGCGGTGTTGGCCCCATTGTGGGGTCAGCACGATCCTGTCTCAGCGAAAGGGATTTTGCGAATGAAGCGAGTGTTGGTTGTTGCGGGCGCGCTGCTGCTCGGCATGGGCGCCGTCTGGGCGGAGCAGGAGACCGTCAAGGAGGTCCAGACGCTCATGAAGGGCAATGGCAAGAATGCCGGCGCGGTTGCGGCGATGGTCAAGGGCGAGAAGCCCTACGATCAGGCCACGGTCGACGCGGCGCTGGCGCAGTTCGCGGACACCGCCAAGAAGCTGCCGAACCTGTTTCCGGCCAGCGCCAAGGGCGTGAAGCTCGACGGCGATTACTCGGCCTCGCCGAAGGTGTGGGAGGACAAGGCCGGCTTCGACGCCAAGGCCGCAAGCTTCGCCAAGGTCGTCAGCGAGGCCAAGGGCAAGATCAAGGATTTGGATTCTCTGAAGGCGAATTTCCCCGCGGTCGGCAAGGAATGCGGCGGCTGCCACGAGACGTTCCGCGTGAAGAACGGCTGAGGCTTTCGTAGCCCGGAATCGCAAGGGCGGCTGTAAAGCAGCCGCCCTTTTTCGTTGCCTTGCGTGTCGCGGCTGGACGCAGGCCGACTTTCGTAGGACACTGCGAACGAAATGCTTCGAGGTCCGTATCGTGCCGCGCCATGTCGTATGCCTGTTTGCCGTTCTGATCGCTGTCCTGTTCGCGCCCGAGGTGAGAGCGGCCGATCTCAAGGTGATGATCTCGGCCGGCTTCTTCAACGTGTACAAGGAGCTCGTGCCCGCGTTCGAGGCATCGACGGGACACAAGCTCGTCACCACGCGCGGACCTTCGATCGGCGATTCGCCGGAGGCGATCCCGACGCGCCTGGCGCGCGGTGAGGATGCCGATGTCGTGATCATGGACGGCGTCGGGGTCGATCTCCTCGACAAGCGCGAGCTGACGCGCTCCGGCAGCCGCATTCAGCTCGCGCAATCGTTCATCGGCATGGTGGTTCGCGCGGGTCAGCCCAAGCCCGACATCAGCACGATGGACGCGCTGCGCAAAACACTGCTTGCGGCCAAATCCATCGCCTATTCGGATAGTTCGAGCGGCACCTATCTGTCGACGGTCGGCTTCAGAAAGCTCGGCGTTGCCGACGAGATCGCCGGCAAGACGCGCAAGGTACCCGGTCCGCCCTCGGGCGAGCCGGTGGCGGCCGTCGTTGCCCGCGGCGAGGCGGAGATCGGATTCCAGCAGGTCGCCGAACTCATGCATGTTCCGGGCGTCGATCTCGCGGGCACGGTGCCATCAGAGATCCAACCGCCGACTTACTACGTCGGCGCGTTGCCGAAGAATTCGCAGCATCGCGAGGCCGCAATCGCCCTGCTGAATTTTTTGTCTTCAGCGGACGCAGCAGCGGCCATCACCAAGGCCGGGTTGAAGCCGCTGCCGGCGCACTGAAAACCGGCCGGCGCGTCCGGCACGTCGTCGTTGCGTGATCTGGAGGCCGTACATTGCGTGCGATGAGTAGCGGCTTCCGCTTGGTTTGATGCGAGCCGTCGGAACCGGCGTACCCGATTCCGATTGCTTCAGCATCGCGAAAGCTCAGGCGCGGCGCGCATCTCGATCAGGACCAGCGAGGCAAGCCATGGCAAAACCGTTCCCGTCGAAGACCCACATCGGCAACCATATGCTGCATCCGGAAACGCTGATGCTGACCTATGGCTATGATCCGCAGCTCTCCGAAGGCGCCATCAAGCCGCCGGTGTTCCTGACCTCGACCTTCGTGTTCAGGACGGCCGAGGACGGGCAGGACTTCTTCGATTTCGTCTCCGGCCGGCGCGAGCCGCCGGAGGGGATGGGCGCGGGCCTCGTCTATTCGCGCTTCAACCATCCCAACAGTGAGATCGTCGAGGACAAGCTCGCGGTCTACGAGCGCACCGAGAGCTGCGCGCTGTTCTCGTCCGGCATGGCGGCGATCGCAACCACGATCCTCGCTTTCGTCCGGCCGGGCGACGTCATCCTGCACTCCCAGCCGCTCTATGGCGGGACCGAAACGCTGCTGACGAACACGCTTGCACGGCTGTCGATCGGCGCCGTCGGCTTCGCCGACGGTGTCGACGAAGCGGCTGTCAGCCAGGCCTCCGGGGAAGCCATGGGCAAGGGCCGCGTCACGATGATCCTGATCGAGACGCCGGCCAACCCGACCAACGGTCTCGTCGACATCGCGATGATCCGGCGCGTCGCCGAGGCGATCGGAAAGGCGCAAGGGCACACGCCTGTCATCGCCTGCGACAACACGCTGCTCGGGCCGGTGTTTCAGCGGCCGATCGAGCATGGCGCGGATATTTCGCTGTACTCGCTGACCAAATATGTCGGCGGTCATTCCGACCTGATCGCGGGCGCCGCGCTCGGCAGCAAGGCGACCATGAAGGGCATCAAGGCGCTGCGCGGCGCCATCGGCACCCAGCTCGACCCGCATTCCTGCTGGATGATCAACCGCTCGCTGGAGACGCTGAGCCTCCGCATGGAGAAAGCCGATGCGAATGCCCGCCTCGTCGCGGACTTCTTGCGCGACCATGCCAAGGTGGCGAAGGTGCATTACCTCGGTCATCACGAGGAGGCCTCGCCCGCGGGGCGCGTGTTCGCAAAGCAGTGCCTGGGGGCCGGATCGACGTTCTCGTTCGACATCGTCGGCGGCAAGGACGCGGCGGTGAAATTCCTCAACGCGCTACAGATCTTCAAGCTCGCGGTGAGTCTCGGCGGAACGGAGTCGCTCGCCAGCCTGCCGGCGACGATGACTCATTCCGGCGTTCCCGCCGACATCCGGCAGAAAATCGGTGTGCTCGATTGCACGATCCGGCTGTCGATCGGCATCGAGAATCCCTCGGACCTGATCGCCGATCTCGGCCAGGCGCTGAACGCCGCCTGATCATGCTTAAAGCGGATAGGACGCGCGGCACGCCGACATGATCGCGGCGGCGGCCTCGTTGCTCTGCGCACCGAGCGCCGGCAAGGCACCGGTCCTGGAATTGCCGGACTGCGACATCTTCGCTCAAATTGAAAAGGCCGGATGCGCCGCCGCGCGCCCGGCCTTTGCCGATGAAGCAGTCTTCTTACTTCGTCACCTGTCCCCGGATCTCGCCGCCCGGATTGGCCGCGGTGTGGATGTTGACGTAGAGCTTGCCGGCGAGGAGATCGGCGGCCTGCGCGTCGGTCAGCGTCGCCGAGCCCTCGACCGGGCTGTTGGCGGCGCCGGGGATCGGGACCATGACGCCGGCGTTCTTGCCGGCCTCGGCCGGGCCGTGGAAATGCGCGGCGGTGGCGGGGCCGGACAGGCCGGAATAGGTGACCTTCCAGGACAGCTTCTTGCTGGCGGCGTCATAGTCCAGATCGGCCGTCCCCGTGCCGCTGCTGGTCGTCGCCGGCACCTCGGCCTTGCCGTCGAGCGTTGCTTTCAGCTTTTCGGCGCTGGCCGAGCCTGTAAAAGCCAAAGTGCCGAGTGCGAACACGGCGATCACGGTCTTGTTCATGACATTCTCCCTGGTGACCTCGTTGGATTGCCAAACTTTCAACAGCCACCGTTTCAGTTTATTCCCGTTGCCGCCGGGGACGGACTAAATTCTTCGTGGCTGGAGCCGCGCGGAGAGAGGTCATAGGCTTACCGCAACCGCGTGGATGGACTTGATGTTGCAACGAACAATGATCGCGGCGCTGCTCGCAGCAATCGCAGCCGGTGGTGTCTATTGGTGGCTCAGCGCGCCGGTGATAGCCGCCGCGAGCGCCGCGCCGGCCCATGTCCCGAACCTTGCCAATGGCGAGGTGATGTTCAACGCCGGGGGCTGCGCGTCCTGCCATGCCGTTCCCGGCCAGGACGATCGTCTCAAGCTCGGCGGCGGTGTCGCGATCAAGTCGCCGTTCGGAACGTTCTACGCGCCGAACATCTCGCCCGATCCGGGCGATGGCATCGGCAAATGGGGAGAGGCCGATTTCGTCAACGCGGTGATGCACGGGGTCTCACCCAGCGGTCAGCATTACTTTCCGGCGTTTCCCTACACCTCCTATCAGCACGCCAGGCGCGAGGACGTGCTCGACCTCTTCGCCTATCTGAAAACGCTGCAGCCAGTTGCAGGCAAGGTGCGCGACCATGACGTGCGCTTTCCCTTCGACATCCGCCGCAACATCGGCATCTGGAAATTCCTGTTCATGGACGGCAAGCCGTTCGTCGCGGACGGCAGCAAATCACCGCAGTGGAATCGCGGCGCCTATCTCGTCAACAGCTTTGGCCATTGCGCCGAGTGCCACAGCCCGCGCAACGCGCTCGGCGGCATCATTTCCGGCGAGCGCTTTGCCGGCGGCCCCAATCCGGAAGGCGAGGGCTGGGTGCCCAACATCACGCAGAAGCGCCTCGGCGAATGGAGCGCCAAGGACATCGCCTATTTCCTCAAGACCGGCGAATTGCCCGACGGCGACAGCGTCGGCGGCGCGATGACGCGCGTGATCAAGAACACCTCGCAATTGCCGGACGAGGATATCGCGGCGATGGCCGAGTACATCAAGTCGCTGCCGCCGGTGGACGGCCCGACGCCGCCCAAGCGCAAGGCAGCAAGCTAGCGAACGCCGCGCTAGCCGGCGCCGAACGCCTTGAAGGTGATGATGGTGAGGGTGTCCTGGATACCCGGCAGCACCTGCACCTTCTCGTTGATGAAGTGGCCGATGTCGGTGTCCTTGTCGACGTAGAACTTCACCAGCAAATCGTAATGGCCGGCGGTGGAGTAGATCTCGGAGGCGATCTCGGCTTCGGCAAGCGCATTGGCGACCGTATAGGACTGGCCGAGCTTGCATTTGATCTGGACGAAGAAAGGAACCATTGCAGTCACTCCGAAGGCATATTGTTCCCGCTAATAGGCCAAAAGCGGCCGGGATTGGCAAGCGAACTTGCCGGCGGCGGGGATAAGCCGCCTGCGGCCATCCTTCGAGACGCCCGCCTGCGGCGGGCCCTCAGGATGAGGTCCCGTTTCGCGGCGAGATTATCCTCGTGGAAGAGGAGCCCACCGCCCTAGGAAGTGACGGCGGCCGCGGCAAACGCCTCCCTGAGCCGCTGCGCGAGCTCGGCCTTGCGATAGGGCTTGGTCAGCAGGATCGCCTGGGCATGCGCACGGCCCTGCTCGACCAGGGTCTCCAGCGCGTAGCCGGAGGTGAACAGGACCGGCAGGCCGGGGCGAATCCGCCGCGCCTGCTCGGCGAGCTCCCAGCCGCTCATGCCGCCGGGCATCACGATATCGGTGAACAGCATGTCGATGCCGGGATCGGACCGCAGCCGCTGCAAGGCCTCCTTGCCGTTGACCGCGGCAACGACGCTATAGCCGAGCGCTTCCAGCCTGCGAATCGCGGAGGAGCGGACGAACGGATCGTCCTCCGCGATCAGGATCGTCTCATATCCGCGCGGCGCCGCCTCCTCGCCGTCGGCAAGGTCGCCCGCAGATGGTCCCGCGTCGGCGCGCGGCAAATAGATCCGGACCGTCGTGCCCAGGCCCTGCTCGCTGTAGATCGAGACATGGCCGTCGGATTGCTTAGCGAAGCCATAGACCATGCTCAGCCCGAGGCCAGAACCCTTGCCGACCTCCTTGGTGGTGAAGAACGGCTCGAAGGCGCGCTCGATGACACCAGGCGTCATGCCTTCGCCGTCGTCGGTGACCGCGATCATGGCGTAGCTGCCGGATGCGACTTCAGGGTGAAGGGCGCGATAGTCCTCGTCGATCGCGGCCAGTTCCGTGCTCAGCGTCAGATGTCCTCCTGACGGCATCGCATCCTGCGCG
This is a stretch of genomic DNA from Bradyrhizobium sp. CB2312. It encodes these proteins:
- a CDS encoding xanthine dehydrogenase family protein molybdopterin-binding subunit translates to MAAPIKFGVGQSVLRKEDDALIRGKGRYTDDYAPQAALRCLMLRSPHAHAKYTIDVSRARTLPGVALILTADDVKDLGNLPCLFNLETDPFTGPPYPILAKDEVRHVGDSIAFVVAETIDQARDAIEAIDVKWSPLSAVTGVVNAVKKGAPQVWPDKSGNVLFDVSIGDKAVTEAAFAKAHAVAEISIVNPRVVASFMETRAAVCEYDSKRDHLTLTVGSQGSHRLRDILCQNVLNIPTDKMRVICPDVGGGFGTKLFPYREYALMAVAARKLKKAVKWAADRSEHFMGDAQGRDNVTTAKMALAEDGKFLAMDCDLMGDMGAYLSTFGPYIPHGGAGMLPGLYDIQAFHCRVRTIFTHSVPVDAYRGAGRPEAAYVIERLVDACARKLDMTPDAIRRKNFIPPKALPYKTATGKVYDSGDFAAHLKRAMEIADWKEFPKRAKAAKKGGLIRGIGLASYVEICGVMGEETANVRLDPNGDVTVLIGTQSSGQGHQTAYAQIVAEQFGVAPERVHVRQGDTDEIATGLGTGGSASIPSGGVSVERATRELGSRLKEIAAQALEASAGDLEISEGVVRIAGTDRSISFADLAKRPGVDPSKLNGSATFASADGTYPNGTHVAEVEIDPATGIIKIVNYVIVDDFGKTLNPLLLAGQVHGGAMQGIGQALMEQVVYGAGDGQLITATFMDYALPRAADGPAFVFETNNVPCKTNPMGVKGAGEAGAIGSCPAVVNAIVDALWREYKIDHIDMPATPERVWIAISEHHRRHSL
- a CDS encoding class I SAM-dependent methyltransferase, producing MDKAEFDRVADAYEDQHRENIAVTGEGPEYFAEYKIRALREIVNRAGIEVKRICDFGSGIGNSIPYFRRYFPETTLTSSDVSERSLALGRQRYPEASNCVLIENDRIPVEADSFDVVFSACVFHHIPHGEHLTWLQELHRITRPGGLIAIFEHNPLNPLTVHAVNTCPFDENARLIYARDLAKRLQAVGWTSSRIQYNLFFPRVLAGLRPFENKLGWLPLGAQYVASARKL
- a CDS encoding glycosyltransferase family 2 protein, which encodes MFLSIVVPCYNEEEGLREFYRQMVSAARALCGAKFELILVDDGSTDSTWKIINELLAEDRNVVAVQLARNHGHQLALTAGLSTVRGDLVLVIDADLQDPPELLTPMYEMMVREGADVVYGMRRSRAGETRFKKKSAEAFYRLLAKVTRVHIPVDTGDFRLMSRRISDQLVQMPEHDRFIRGMVAWLGYKQVAYEYDRHPRFAGTTKYPLMKMIGFAADALISFSMVPLRIATYVGALLTTLLTFVGIVAVIGWVFSGTVPGWTSLTLLVVMISSVQLLVLGLMGEYIGRIYIQSKNRPLFLISHIHRRGRLPHGAETATHLERAPFRTLLAQSGPDARGQLHDRVP
- a CDS encoding DUF1127 domain-containing protein; its protein translation is MPPQLTDSTCETEDDAARRGLDFSMVLSLLRRYWRVFQQQRWGQRVTLQDLSDRELMDVGLTRGEIDYLTPQRAIDTLRDRATDLWSRGGL
- a CDS encoding cytochrome c yields the protein MKRVLVVAGALLLGMGAVWAEQETVKEVQTLMKGNGKNAGAVAAMVKGEKPYDQATVDAALAQFADTAKKLPNLFPASAKGVKLDGDYSASPKVWEDKAGFDAKAASFAKVVSEAKGKIKDLDSLKANFPAVGKECGGCHETFRVKNG
- the murJ gene encoding murein biosynthesis integral membrane protein MurJ is translated as MLGRIFTVGGYTLLSRLTGFARDIMLAAILGAGPVADAFFVALRLPNHFRAIFAEGAFNAAWVPAYAHVHGEKGEAAAKLFADRIFTLLLASQIVLLILAWLFMPQAMSLLAPGFSEDAEQRKLAIELTRITFPYLLLITLVTLYGGMLNVMQRFASAAAASIFLNVAMMMTLALAAWFPTAGHAAAWGVLISGFLQYFLLAGDLARHGGLPRFAPLKLDEDVRGFFRALGPATLGSMGTQVALFADTIIATFLPAGALSALYYADRLNQLPIGVIGIAIGTVLLPEMSRRITANDHDGAMKAQRRAFDFTLLFSIPFVAAFITVPDAIMRALFAHGAFSKADAVAAGSTLAAYAIGLIPFVLIRSAVATFYARKDTATPVRASLTGIAVNVALKIALMGSLAQIGLALATAVGVWTNLLLVLFFAVRRGFLVLDRAWLLSLAKFLLTGVILAAAFWLIARFSGSWLGSMHFHDELTLVLLAVGGTIVYALAILVLFGRRWLVSLVRG
- a CDS encoding substrate-binding domain-containing protein, whose protein sequence is MPRHVVCLFAVLIAVLFAPEVRAADLKVMISAGFFNVYKELVPAFEASTGHKLVTTRGPSIGDSPEAIPTRLARGEDADVVIMDGVGVDLLDKRELTRSGSRIQLAQSFIGMVVRAGQPKPDISTMDALRKTLLAAKSIAYSDSSSGTYLSTVGFRKLGVADEIAGKTRKVPGPPSGEPVAAVVARGEAEIGFQQVAELMHVPGVDLAGTVPSEIQPPTYYVGALPKNSQHREAAIALLNFLSSADAAAAITKAGLKPLPAH